One genomic segment of Paenibacillus sp. FSL H8-0332 includes these proteins:
- a CDS encoding inorganic phosphate transporter, translating to MDTSIYILGFVIFLALAFDFINGFHDTANAIATSVSTRALKPRTAIMLAASMNFIGALMFEGVAKKIGGSIADPATLDNGIDILIATLIAAIIWNLLTWWLGIPSSSSHALIGALAGAVYVGAGSENVKWHGFIEIVEGLIFSPLIAFVIGYIVMMILKWIFAKHSPHTVNKGFRSMQVITAALQSFTHGTNDAQKAMGIITFALVTSGRLDTMHVPLWVKIAAATSMALGTSIGGWKIIKTMGTKIFKIEPINGFAADISAASVIFTATLLHLPVSTTHAITSSILGVGSAKRFSAVKWGVAGRIVVTWFITIPISALLAGVIFKLFF from the coding sequence ATGGATACATCTATATATATATTAGGATTTGTTATATTTCTTGCACTGGCGTTCGACTTCATCAACGGGTTCCATGATACTGCCAATGCCATTGCTACCTCTGTCTCCACACGTGCGCTGAAGCCGCGTACAGCCATCATGCTGGCTGCAAGCATGAACTTTATCGGAGCGCTGATGTTTGAAGGCGTTGCGAAGAAAATCGGCGGCAGCATTGCCGATCCGGCAACCCTGGATAACGGGATAGATATTCTTATTGCGACGCTTATCGCAGCGATTATCTGGAATCTGTTAACCTGGTGGCTGGGAATTCCATCCTCATCCTCTCATGCGCTTATCGGAGCTTTGGCCGGTGCGGTATATGTAGGTGCAGGTTCAGAGAACGTTAAATGGCATGGCTTCATTGAGATTGTGGAGGGGCTGATCTTCTCCCCGCTCATTGCGTTTGTTATTGGTTATATCGTCATGATGATCCTGAAATGGATCTTCGCGAAGCATAGTCCGCATACGGTCAATAAAGGATTCAGATCCATGCAGGTGATTACGGCAGCCTTGCAATCCTTCACGCATGGTACGAATGATGCCCAGAAGGCTATGGGGATTATCACCTTTGCGCTTGTAACCTCAGGACGGCTGGATACCATGCATGTTCCGCTCTGGGTTAAGATCGCAGCCGCTACATCGATGGCGCTCGGAACGTCTATCGGCGGCTGGAAGATTATTAAGACGATGGGCACGAAGATTTTCAAAATCGAGCCGATTAACGGCTTCGCGGCGGATATTTCGGCGGCCTCTGTTATTTTCACAGCCACGCTGCTGCATCTGCCGGTAAGTACGACACATGCTATTACTTCATCCATACTGGGTGTAGGTTCAGCCAAGCGCTTCTCCGCTGTCAAATGGGGAGTGGCCGGACGGATCGTGGTTACCTGGTTCATTACCATTCCGATCAGCGCCTTGCTGGCGGGAGTGATCTTCAAGCTCTTCTTCTAG